In Aedes albopictus strain Foshan chromosome 3, AalbF5, whole genome shotgun sequence, the following are encoded in one genomic region:
- the LOC134291716 gene encoding LOW QUALITY PROTEIN: uncharacterized protein LOC134291716 (The sequence of the model RefSeq protein was modified relative to this genomic sequence to represent the inferred CDS: substituted 1 base at 1 genomic stop codon), whose amino-acid sequence MDDQQGSDTEAPEAEPEAEYLIDSDMPDAWSAELPEDPLDDIFDDTEDQKEDQNNRSSRSGSANHEVERLGDSRDIFDCIFLAYKRQFKGQSSGAFIARWQISAPTIESFVCKLWNLAKDHLNREVTFTVQADGSTCPQXGANETPTEAEFDKFVLFQSGRRNYSLDKLKEGSSLLQSWRDKEITLLLHVYSLSISNRTVWNSVKESLINPFERDRSGAATTQAVVELADELRSKHGDYLDAHGMAWSFWANAILNGPAHLRESLKDHPPQHRAHLFRAKEGKHVNAILRELTVAHSVNNSYHEAVVALRQIFDTRELNVRNLNNSMKMFKTRLEALELRDKLSDSIIDAMKSTVKVQEDQLGEKLKTQVIDLEDVDHM is encoded by the coding sequence atggATGATCAACAAGGAAGTGATACGGAGGCACCAGAGGCCGAGCCTGAGGCAGAATACCTGATCGATAGTGATATGCCGGATGCGTGGAGTGCGGAGCTGCCGGAAGATCCCCTAGATGACATTTTTGACGATACGGAAGACCAAAAGGAGGACCAGAACAATCGATCAAGCCGGTCGGGCAGTGCGAATCACGAAGTTGAGAGGTTGGGGGATTCCAGGGATATTTTCGACTGCATCTTCCTCGCATACAAACGGCAGTTTAAAGGACAATCTTCCGGGGCATTCATTGCACGATGGCAAATCTCAGCACCCACTATTGAAAGTTTTGTGTGCAAGTTGTGGAATTTGGCGAAGGATCATTTGAACCGGGAGGTCACCTTCACCGTGCAAGCAGATGGATCAACATGCCCACAGTGAGGGGCGAATGAAACACCCACTGAAGCAGAATTTGACAAATTTGTGTTGTTCCAGTCAGGCCGCCGAAACTACTCGTTGGATAAACTAAAGGAGGGTAGCAGTCTGTTGCAGAGTTGGAGAGACAAGGAGATTACGCTTCTCCTACACGTATACTCTTTGTCCATTAGCAATCGCACGGTTTGGAACTCAGTCAAGGAGAGCCTCATCAATCCTTTCGAAAGAGATCGCTCGGGAGCTGCAACAACGCAAGCTGTGGTCGAATTAGCAGATGAGTTGAGATCAAAACACGGAGATTATCTCGATGCACACGGTATGGCATGGTCGTTTTGGGCGAACGCCATACTGAACGGTCCGGCTCACTTGAGAGAGTCCCTTAAGGACCATCCACCGCAGCATAGGGCTCACCTCTTTCGCGCCAAGGAAGGAAAGCACGTTAACGCGATTCTCAGAGAACTAACGGTGGCTCATAGTGTGAACAACAGTTATCATGAAGCAGTTGTGGCGTTGCGGCAAATTTTCGATACGCGTGAATTAAACGTACGGAATTTGAACAACTCAATGAAAATGTTCAAGACTCGGTTGGAGGCATTGGAGTTAAGAGACAAACTGAGTGATTCAATAATCGATGCTATGAAATCGACGGTTAAGGTACAAGAAGACCAGCTAGGAGAAAAGTTGAAGACACAAGTGATTGATTTGGAAGATGTGGAccacatgtaa